From the genome of Denticeps clupeoides chromosome 17, fDenClu1.1, whole genome shotgun sequence:
acacaaataaatgtaaatgtaaatgtaaaaatactgcTTTCAcacagtttgctgcttcagtgttcaATCCAATTGTATTAATGTCCAGTGAGTTTCCTgaccatggacccaaaatttcaatgtttggtTTCCCGAGCTACTtggttatcactttggcctaatggcacggtgctccatcaggCAGATAAAGGCATCATTCTttaccaaactgttcttggatggttgagAGGGTTgcttttggtaccattctttattcatggttgtattcttaggcaaaattgtgagtgagcccattcccttggatgagaagcagccccacacatgaattcTTTCTTTactgatggtggcgctcacctttttttctccggacaatcatttttccaaatGCCCCAAACAATAGTAAatggggcttcatcagagaaaatgacccCAGCAATCCTCAGccgtccaatttttttttttttttttttttttacataatatcAGTCCATcctttttcttggagagaagtggcttctttgctgccattcatgacaccaggccatcctctaAAGTCTTGGCCTCACTCTGTGTACAGATGCCATCACACTTGCCTGCTGCAATTCTGCGCTGGTGGCActcgatcctgcagctgaatcgtCTTCAGGAGAtggtcctgctgcttgctgGACTTCCTTGGCCAcactgaagccttcttcacaacgcTTGAACCTCTCTTCTTCAAGAttttgatgatccgataaatggttgattttaGGTGCAATCTGactagcagcaatatccttgcctgtgaagcccatGTTATCCAACACAacgatgactgcacgtgtttcctttcAGGTAACCGTGGTTAACAggggaagaacaatgatttcaagcatctccctccttttaaagcatccagtctgctattctaacatgacagaatgatctccagccttgtgctcgaCAACATGCTCACTGAACTGATCTCAGCatgtccttttgtggcagggctgaaatacaGTGGATTTATTCtcttattttagtttattttcatggcaaagaaggactttgcaattcatctgatcattcTGGAATATATGAAAATTTACATAATAAAAACGAGGGCAGCAAATTTTGTGAAAATCAGTACTTGTCATTCTCAAAATATTTGGATACAACTGTAAGTCTGGTGTCAGAGAGCCAAAGATGAGTCTCAGTGGAAAGGGAGCAATTTATGGTTTCTGATGGTCATAATTCATTGAGCAGTACCTGACTGTGGACTGCTTATCAAACATTTGCAGTCAATGAAACAATTTGTGATCACAGTCTTTGAGTCCATATCCTAAACTTGGAAGGCGCTCCATCAGCTCACCCACATGAGTATGAAGGAGCAGTTCTTTTCTTTCATGCGCGTGCACACGGGTTTAAAAATACATCCAGAAGTGTGGTGAACACCGAGGCAGCAAATGGCAATCAAGACACATTAATTTTTAGGAAACTGAGAGGgatacagaaatgtattttatgtccTGGTGGATGTCCAACTGTCGTAGCTAGATGTAGATCGTAAATATCGTTGGACGcaaatatttcttattttcttatttcatcggCCACTAGTTAAGAATATGGGTGTCCAGCCCAACGAGGAATGGACTGATTATCTGGGACAAATCACTTGGTCAGAATATTAGGGGGGTGCCGCCTGGAGGATGCGTCTATTCcaattaatgttgtttttaagaTCCATGCTGGGACGAGCGGGTGCATTCTGTATTAAAGAAGCCCGCTGCACCTCTTTGACATAGGCTTAGGCTCACACTCACAATTCTCTAAAACATTCACAGGTACTTGGACATGAAACATGGCTGTTTTCATCCCCCCAATTACAGGTACCACATGGAGTGTCTTACTCCCCCACTGGACGCTGTACCTGTGGAGGAGTGGTTCTGCCCGGAATGTGCAGCCAATAGTCGCAATGGAGGTGAGTCATCAGAAGATCTTATAATTCTtgatgtttttcatgttttaaactTTAATTATTGGCTTCTTCTCTCGTTTAGGTGGAGCGGTGGGAGATTCTAACGAACGTCCTTCAACAAGTCGATCACGGTCCTCCACGTCCCGGCCGACCCGAGCCATTGCTCGAACCCAGCAGAGTGAGAGAGTCCGGGCCAGTATCAACCGGCACCGCATCACACAGGCACGGACTGCACAGGTTTGCATGAGTTTTTTGCTTGattttgctttctttcttttttgaccGTTTATGTGAATCACTGCAATCGTGTCTTCAGGTACAAGGTATAATCACTCAAGTACGTTTTTGACAGTCACATGCCTTTTCACAGAAGATTATTTTCATTCTCTCCCTCACGAGGGGCTGGTATGAAAATCTCATCTGCCGCATGCCATAATCTAATATTGTGTATCATTAATGTGTTTGCTGCTGTGTGGCGTTGTGCAAAATCTGATTATACTAACACAGTTGTcctgcattttgaaataaaataaaaatgtatcaacGAGAAAGGTTGCAATCATACGACACTTACTTTTTATATCAGAGTTATTTGTCTAAATACTGAGCCACAGCTCAAAGAGCTGCTAAAATTGCAGCAGGTTGtaattgtgaaataaatgtattataatctATTGAAAGATCTGATTGCAATCTGTTTGGCTACAATTAGCTTGCTCCCAGGTACATGATCCAGTCCACCTGGTTGGATGAGACCATTAATGCTGTGGTGGCTGGAATGAACACTGCTGTGTATATGCGCAACCTCACACCTCGGGCAACCTCACGTAGGAGGAGAAAGACAGGTGAGGACACTCCTTAAAACACCAAACACTGTAATGTTTATCTTTTATAACTCGCTCACCCAGAGGCTGTCACTCTTGGGCGGTTTAGCTGGCGTCAATTTAAAGGGATGTTTGGTCTCTGAACAGTAAAacgaagaaaaggaaaaagcaCCAGTGGTGGCAAAACTGCAGGCACAGGGGTGAAGAGACGTAAACGCAAAGTGAGAAGGAAAAAGTCCAGGAGGAAACTAGTGAGATGATCTAaagcttatatatatattttttactccGTTGAAAGTATTGAGATATGTGTATTTAAACGATGGTCCATCCCCAggttgtgaagaaagagtcaAGTTCCCGTTGCCGTATTGCCAGGAACCTGGGCCTGGGAAAGCCGGCACGATCTACCTCCATTCCCTCTGTGTACAGACCCACAGAGCAGAGTCTGGGTAGCATGCGTATGGATATTGGGGCTGCATCACTCTCTGTGTATGGGGACCCGTTTGACTTGGACCCTTTTGAAGATGGGTATGTCATCCAAAAGTTTCCAAAATTCTTCTGTAGGAATCCCTTTTGTAGTCGGCAGTGCCCGGTTGTGTTTCTGTAATTACATTCCCGCTATTTTTTCTGCAACTTTTTGCTGGTTATTatagagaagaagaggagatggaggagacaCCTTCATCCCTACTGGATCTGAAGAGGGGTGGCCTGTCTCGTTCTGCCCTGCGTTCTCATCACCCTGTGGCCAGACCCATAACTGCTGGCCTGTCCAGGTAGTAGAACCATGCTAATGCACTCTTACTGCAATGaggaaaacattattttaatcagGCAGGCTGCATAGTTCATTCCTGATCTTCAATCTTTTCTAGGCTCATAAGCACCTGCTGACTAAAATACATACtgttccatatatatatatatgataaaataaatattaataaaaattattttcttaaccAAATTCTAGATTTGACTCCACTCCTAGCCAGTAGTTTAAGCTTTAAAGAGGCGTAATAGCTGTTGTCTACTTTTTGGCACAACTCGCAGTCAAGGAAAAGCATAGTATTCATGCAGTTTGTTTTTTAGACAGGGCCAGAGTGTGGCTCCAGCTGAGGTGGTTGCAGCCCCTGTTCCTGACCTGCTGGGCAGCATCCTCTCTGGACAGAATTTGCTCATGATGGATAGCGCCAACGTGGTCATTAATAGAGATGGCTCCCTTAAAGCAATCAAACCAGGTCAGACCAATGTTTAGTAGATTTAGTAGGAATTGGCATCCAAAATACCAGTCCTTGAGAGTCCTGCATGGCTTGATTTAATAAGCCACGTGTTCGATTTATAGTTATTAAAGGTGACCTGACATGAattgttttacttttatattggtcttagtggtcccctaatactgtatcttaAGTGTCTTTTCCAAAATTCAaacttggtgcagaattacagccactttaatccagtcacacaatgacatttccccaggatgcgccttttctgtgtgtagctttaaatgagaaggaggacgagagaggcaggacgagaAGGAGACAGGCCTATAGacgttggggggggggcattcacagaaattatgtcatgaacaccattcaccaatcacaatgtttggcggagacaggaagttgtgtctgtggtttttccagaaaatatttttttttagaatctcacgtgactgaactaaaataaaatacaattatgccacaatttttacatccaatcactgagcaactgcaatgcttatCACGTTTGCATACATTGACTgtcagtggagttacttttttggGGTGAAAtgctctgggtggacaaagcatgacaaactggaggtaacctttccccataTGATGAAAtgaggggagaaattccagattcgACGGTCTAAGCTGACCAtctgaagcagaatgaccaaagcattcTTTACatctatcgccatttctagccactgcaggaacataaacaggctaggggaagccttattaatgttaaataatctcacaaagtaaaaatatcatgtcaggggacctttaatcaaAGTCGTCTCTGTTGGAgccttttctttctgtttcttaCCAGTCAAATAGTCCTTACTTGGATTTTCAGAGTGTATACCCTGTGACCataaattatgtacattttgGTCCTTCAGtggtaataaatattttattttaatttgtagtGAACACAGCCTTCAGGAACAGCAGTGTGAGTGAAACTGCTAATACGTCAACCTCTGCATCAAGTCCATTTTCTTCTAATGAAGACGCCGGACCTTATTGTACCCCTTTAAGCAGAACCTCACCATCACACAGCTCTACAAGTAGCCATACTAGTCCCCCACATACATCCACATCCCTTCGTCTTCCAACTCCCACTCTCCAGCCACACTCCGACCTGCAGCCTAACGGCCTTAATTGCCTTGGACCTTCTCAGGGTTCAGCCCTCGGCAAAGCCAGAAACCCCTGGGTTTCACAAAGACCCATGAGCAACCCGTCTGAACTCCACAACAGTGAGAGGCAGGACTTGGCTATTCAACAAGAGCCTGCAGCTAAAAAAGCTCCTCTACCCAAACCAGTCTGGGTAGATGTTGCTACGTTGCCCAGGATACCAAAGATCAAACGTGAGGACAGCGCCCAGGTTGAAGGCAGCAGGAGAAATGGACACCCTGGTGGCATGAACAGCCTGGCAGGGAACCAGAGCCGGCAGCAAACTGTAAACCAGCAACGGTCAAACTCTGGCCAGCAGGGTGTGAACATGGGTGCTCAGAGGCAGAGGTCTGACAGAGCTGGCCACTCGTCTTCCTTCTGCAGCtctttctcctcttcctcttcagcgTCCTCTTCAGGGTCTGTGTCTAGCACTGCTACATCTGCATCGTCGTCCTCTGTGAGTTTCCGCATTAGCTCGAGTGGGAACTCATGGCACGTCCGGCGGCTGGGCACATCTGGGGCAATGTTATCCAGCAGTAAACCCCCAAAGCCTGCACAGGAGGAGGTAGCAAAGAGGCACCACAAGACCAAACAGATGCTGTTGGCATCAAAGTCTCAGACCGAGGAGATGCCTGGTAAGAGTAAGATATATGACCCGTTTGATCCTACAGGCTCAGACTCGTCTGATTATGGATCAGACACTGATGAACCTGCACAGATGAACCAGAGTCATTTACCCTCTCTTGGGTCTGGCCTGGGCCACACAGACTGCAAAAAGGAAGAAACTGAGCTTCCTGTTAAAAGTGAGAATACTGATGTGAAAGTCGAGGAAAACACTGCGGTCTGTGTTAAGGTCAAGGAGGAACCTGAGAATGATGGACACTTGCACCACCTTGATGAACGGTTACGAAACTCTCCAAAGGAGGCAGAGATGTCAGGGATGTCCATGCATTTTCATCAAAGTCCAAAATATATTGACTTTGAAAATGCTGAAGGAAGTGGAACTTCTGAAAGCGTCGCAGGGCAGACACAGTGTTTCAAGTCTAACTCCACATCCAGCCGCCACAATGATAAGAGGAAGACAGAAGCAGAGGTCAAATCTGAGCCTACTGACGAAGCGTCACTTGACTGCAAGCCTGTAAGCTCCTCTGCTTATAAGAAGCAGCACTGTAACGACAATGACTTTCCTAAGCGGTGTCATCGGTCCAACTCCAGCAGCTCTGATCATGTACAGAGAGGCGAGACCGAGCAGAGCAGTCCGGGTTCCCACCCCAGGGAAAGGAGAAGGACCCGGTCGCGATCCAGCAGTCCCTGTAGTAAACAGCAGtcacagaaaaagaagaaacgCTCACGGTCTCGGTCAAGAGACAGGGGACGTTCTCGATCGAGTAGTGAGGAAAGGAGGAGGACAAAGAAGCACGTTAGGCACCGTGGCGAGAGCCATGACTGCGATAGGCACAGGAGATCAAAAACCAAGAGGCACAGCCCTTCCCGATCTCGGCCAAGATCTTTATCAAGGGAAAGGAGCAGGGAACAGACTTGGCCAAAGTCTTCcatctcttcatcctcctcatcaaagGAGCAAGTTGAGGGTAGGTCTGAAGGGAAAAAGGGGGAGCGATCGAGGTCACAATCAAAAGATAGAAGGACCGTGTCATCCAGATTCTCATTGTCTTTAGTGAATAAAGAGCCCAGTCAGAAATTAGCCCAGAAAAAAACCCTACCAGAtccaggaaaggaagaaacaaaaGTTCAAGAAATCAAATATGAAAATGCATCAATTAAACAGGAGTCTGATTGCATCAGAGACAGCATTTGTGGAATAGTCAAAATGGGCTCTCAAGAATCTGACAACAATGTGGACAAAAACCGTTCACTTCCTATGAGTAAAGAAATTAAACAAGAAAAACCTTGGTCACCAAGTGCAGGCCAATCACAGGGGGCACCTGAATTCAAGCAGGAAAACAATGCTCCTTATTTTTGTGAGGAACATGGGTATAAAGGGATAAAAACAGAGGGAAACCACACTCAAATTGAAGCAGAGATTGAAGAACATGAACGAGTCAAGTCTGAGGAGGAGACTACCTCTGCCTTGCAtctggaagaaaggtcagagaAAGTGGAAATGTTGGATGCCATTAAGGAGATAAAAGATGAGCATATCATGACAGGGCAGACACACCACTCTGTCAGTAGCTGTTCACGTTCGAATGATCTGGTTGAATACAGTGTAGACCCTAATGGTGCTTGGGTTACCGATTGCTCAGGGATTGCAACAGCGAGCTCTTCTCAGTTCACCACAGAAGCAGAGAACAATGTGGTTCTTGACTCTCCTCAGCGATTATATCCAGTCAAACAGGAGAATGATGAGGACTTGACTGATGAGGATTTCAATGTAGATTCCATGTTGGACTGCATCGATATCAAAAATGAGACGACCAAGAATGCTGAAGTAGACGCAGAGTCTTTTGTTCTAAATGCTCCTTTGGTCAAGACTGAGTTGGCCTTAGAAAAGCAGGAAGTGGAGCCAACTGCTGGCGTCATGGGATCCAAGGCCAAAAGTCAAGTCAAAAGAGTCACCTGGAACTTGCAAGAGTCGGACAGCCTTCCAGTAGAGAAAACCAGCAGTAAGTGTGAAATCTGTATGATGACTCTCAGAGCAGCCTGTGGTGTCACTCTTATAAAGCCTTCTGTCTGCCTTCTCTAGAGCTTGCACTATATAAAATGAAACTGAAGCAGGATGGGGCTCGAAAGGCTGCCAGCAACATCCTGAGCCAAAGCCAGGTAAAGCTTTGTGTCTACTACATAggtggtgctagtagcctagtgggtaacacactcacctatgaaccagaagacccaggttcaaaccccacttactaccattgtgtctctgagcaagactcttaaccctaagttgctctggttgggactgtccctgtaactactgattgtggataagggcgtctgataaatgtaaatgcaaattggATCAAGACATCTGGTCCTGTCTGAAATATAGGGTCACCTGAAGGTTTCACGTTTTCTTCAGCAGAAACGTCCATTCATAATGCTATTTCCAACTGCTTTGATTTTCTGAGACtccatgtgactttgtggtcttctgatttacaggtgagtgtgttacccactaggcttttATCTGTGATATGCAGTaaaaaggcacctggggagcagtgtgtatggacggtactttgcttagtggcaccttggcggttcgggagtTCAAAAAACGACAAActttccaattacgggtctgtttccttgctTGCAAGGCCAACCACTGTCGTCAAAAGATCCTCCCACTCATGAcagtgccaccgagcaaagtaccgtccccacactggcTGCccaatggctgcccactgctacctctggggatgggttaaaagcagagacattATTCCACTGTATGTGCTTTCAACTTGGGGGCAATGCActgaattctgttttttttctgttaactGATCAATTGGAATAGACTGATGtggcaaaatgttttatttcttagCAGCATTTGCTTTTGGCATGGGCTTCTCTGAGGCCAAAACATCTACCTAGAGTAGCATTATCAGTGTTTCATATacttaaaaattattatttttttttttaatagtgacAAGAAATGCATGGAAAGTACAAAGT
Proteins encoded in this window:
- the phrf1 gene encoding PHD and RING finger domain-containing protein 1 isoform X2 is translated as MDEEDSQDELINRNTSQKSRRPTSIIWSDNDEDSNDGDDSGEEEIDSDEEDDHKEEEEEEDEEGVSDEGDCDGKELEGAVGGPSTDLAGLSSDEDSEKCPICLNSFHEQPVATPESCEHYFCLDCILEWSKNANSCPVDRIVFKNICLRTCYGGKVQKHIEVEKKVKEGEDEQVDVDLEQTNCEVCGGSDREDRLLLCDGCDAGYHMECLTPPLDAVPVEEWFCPECAANSRNGGGAVGDSNERPSTSRSRSSTSRPTRAIARTQQSERVRASINRHRITQLAPRYMIQSTWLDETINAVVAGMNTAVYMRNLTPRATSRRRRKTVKRRKGKSTSGGKTAGTGVKRRKRKVRRKKSRRKLVVKKESSSRCRIARNLGLGKPARSTSIPSVYRPTEQSLGSMRMDIGAASLSVYGDPFDLDPFEDGEEEEMEETPSSLLDLKRGGLSRSALRSHHPVARPITAGLSRQGQSVAPAEVVAAPVPDLLGSILSGQNLLMMDSANVVINRDGSLKAIKPVNTAFRNSSVSETANTSTSASSPFSSNEDAGPYCTPLSRTSPSHSSTSSHTSPPHTSTSLRLPTPTLQPHSDLQPNGLNCLGPSQGSALGKARNPWVSQRPMSNPSELHNSERQDLAIQQEPAAKKAPLPKPVWVDVATLPRIPKIKREDSAQVEGSRRNGHPGGMNSLAGNQSRQQTVNQQRSNSGQQGVNMGAQRQRSDRAGHSSSFCSSFSSSSSASSSGSVSSTATSASSSSVSFRISSSGNSWHVRRLGTSGAMLSSSKPPKPAQEEVAKRHHKTKQMLLASKSQTEEMPGKSKIYDPFDPTGSDSSDYGSDTDEPAQMNQSHLPSLGSGLGHTDCKKEETELPVKSENTDVKVEENTAVCVKVKEEPENDGHLHHLDERLRNSPKEAEMSGMSMHFHQSPKYIDFENAEGSGTSESVAGQTQCFKSNSTSSRHNDKRKTEAEVKSEPTDEASLDCKPVSSSAYKKQHCNDNDFPKRCHRSNSSSSDHVQRGETEQSSPGSHPRERRRTRSRSSSPCSKQQSQKKKKRSRSRSRDRGRSRSSSEERRRTKKHVRHRGESHDCDRHRRSKTKRHSPSRSRPRSLSRERSREQTWPKSSISSSSSSKEQVEGRSEGKKGERSRSQSKDRRTVSSRFSLSLVNKEPSQKLAQKKTLPDPGKEETKVQEIKYENASIKQESDCIRDSICGIVKMGSQESDNNVDKNRSLPMSKEIKQEKPWSPSAGQSQGAPEFKQENNAPYFCEEHGYKGIKTEGNHTQIEAEIEEHERVKSEEETTSALHLEERSEKVEMLDAIKEIKDEHIMTGQTHHSVSSCSRSNDLVEYSVDPNGAWVTDCSGIATASSSQFTTEAENNVVLDSPQRLYPVKQENDEDLTDEDFNVDSMLDCIDIKNETTKNAEVDAESFVLNAPLVKTELALEKQEVEPTAGVMGSKAKSQVKRVTWNLQESDSLPVEKTSKLALYKMKLKQDGARKAASNILSQSQVGATLSVDAVASTSVTVPGEVSDTSQGTSTAKGEDSSEEPSCKDKYMKKLHMQERAIEEVKLAIKPFYQKRDITKEEYKDILRKAVQKVCHSKSGEINPVKVANLVKAYVDKYKYARKHKKGEECTSSQEAESSKEVNT
- the phrf1 gene encoding PHD and RING finger domain-containing protein 1 isoform X1, with translation MDEEDSQDELINRNTSQKSRRPTSIIWSDNDEDSNDGDDSGEEEIDSDEEDDHKEEEEEEDEEGVSDEGDCDGKELEGAVGGPSTDLAGLSSDEDSEKCPICLNSFHEQPVATPESCEHYFCLDCILEWSKNANSCPVDRIVFKNICLRTCYGGKVQKHIEVEKKVKEGEDEQVDVDLEQTNCEVCGGSDREDRLLLCDGCDAGYHMECLTPPLDAVPVEEWFCPECAANSRNGGGAVGDSNERPSTSRSRSSTSRPTRAIARTQQSERVRASINRHRITQARTAQLAPRYMIQSTWLDETINAVVAGMNTAVYMRNLTPRATSRRRRKTVKRRKGKSTSGGKTAGTGVKRRKRKVRRKKSRRKLVVKKESSSRCRIARNLGLGKPARSTSIPSVYRPTEQSLGSMRMDIGAASLSVYGDPFDLDPFEDGEEEEMEETPSSLLDLKRGGLSRSALRSHHPVARPITAGLSRQGQSVAPAEVVAAPVPDLLGSILSGQNLLMMDSANVVINRDGSLKAIKPVNTAFRNSSVSETANTSTSASSPFSSNEDAGPYCTPLSRTSPSHSSTSSHTSPPHTSTSLRLPTPTLQPHSDLQPNGLNCLGPSQGSALGKARNPWVSQRPMSNPSELHNSERQDLAIQQEPAAKKAPLPKPVWVDVATLPRIPKIKREDSAQVEGSRRNGHPGGMNSLAGNQSRQQTVNQQRSNSGQQGVNMGAQRQRSDRAGHSSSFCSSFSSSSSASSSGSVSSTATSASSSSVSFRISSSGNSWHVRRLGTSGAMLSSSKPPKPAQEEVAKRHHKTKQMLLASKSQTEEMPGKSKIYDPFDPTGSDSSDYGSDTDEPAQMNQSHLPSLGSGLGHTDCKKEETELPVKSENTDVKVEENTAVCVKVKEEPENDGHLHHLDERLRNSPKEAEMSGMSMHFHQSPKYIDFENAEGSGTSESVAGQTQCFKSNSTSSRHNDKRKTEAEVKSEPTDEASLDCKPVSSSAYKKQHCNDNDFPKRCHRSNSSSSDHVQRGETEQSSPGSHPRERRRTRSRSSSPCSKQQSQKKKKRSRSRSRDRGRSRSSSEERRRTKKHVRHRGESHDCDRHRRSKTKRHSPSRSRPRSLSRERSREQTWPKSSISSSSSSKEQVEGRSEGKKGERSRSQSKDRRTVSSRFSLSLVNKEPSQKLAQKKTLPDPGKEETKVQEIKYENASIKQESDCIRDSICGIVKMGSQESDNNVDKNRSLPMSKEIKQEKPWSPSAGQSQGAPEFKQENNAPYFCEEHGYKGIKTEGNHTQIEAEIEEHERVKSEEETTSALHLEERSEKVEMLDAIKEIKDEHIMTGQTHHSVSSCSRSNDLVEYSVDPNGAWVTDCSGIATASSSQFTTEAENNVVLDSPQRLYPVKQENDEDLTDEDFNVDSMLDCIDIKNETTKNAEVDAESFVLNAPLVKTELALEKQEVEPTAGVMGSKAKSQVKRVTWNLQESDSLPVEKTSKLALYKMKLKQDGARKAASNILSQSQVGATLSVDAVASTSVTVPGEVSDTSQGTSTAKGEDSSEEPSCKDKYMKKLHMQERAIEEVKLAIKPFYQKRDITKEEYKDILRKAVQKVCHSKSGEINPVKVANLVKAYVDKYKYARKHKKGEECTSSQEAESSKEVNT